A region from the Strix uralensis isolate ZFMK-TIS-50842 chromosome 24, bStrUra1, whole genome shotgun sequence genome encodes:
- the TFEB gene encoding transcription factor EB, with the protein MASRIGLRMELMKQQAQQEAERERVQQQMMMNYMQQQRMPVASTPAINTPVHYQSPPPVPGEVLKVQSYLENPTTYHLQKSRDKKVQAYLSETYGNKFAAHVSPVSHSPKPPPAASPGVRPSHVMSSSAGNSAPNSPMAMLNIGSNPEREFDEVIDDIMRLDDVLGYMNPEVHMPNTLPMSSSHMNVYSGDPQVTASLVGVTSSSCPADLTQKRELTDAESRALAKERQKKDNHNLIERRRRFNINDRIKELGMLIPKANDLDVRWNKGTILKASVDYIKRMQKDLQRSRDLENHSRRLEMTNKQLLLRIQELEMQARVHGLPTSSPSGVNVAELAQQVVKQEASGDEGTLEPLLPPPDPESQPQPALPPPPQSPYHQLDFTHSLSFDDGSQGFPDSLEPGHSASFPSLSKKELDLMLMQDTMLPLASDPLFSAMSPEASKASSRRSSFSMEDADML; encoded by the exons ATGGCGTCCCGCATCGGCCTGCGGATGGAGCTGATGAAGCAGCAAGCGCAGCAGGAGGCCGAGAGGGAGCGCGTGCAGCAGCAGATGATGATGAACTACATGCAGCAGCAGCGGATGCCGGTGGCCTCCACCCCGGCCATCAACACCCCCGTCCACTACCAGTCCCCACCGCCCGTGCCCGGAGAGGTCCTCAAG GTTCAGTCCTACCTGGAGAACCCCACCACGTACCACCTGCAGAAGTCACGGGACAAGAAAGTTCAGGCTTATCTCTCTGAAACCTACGGGAACAAGTTTGCTGCCCACGTCAGCCCCGTCAGCCACTCTCCCAAGCCGCCCCCTGCCGCGTCCCCCGGCGTCCGACCCAGCCACGTCATGTCCTCCTCGGCGGGTAACAGCGCGCCCAACAGCCCCATGGCCATGCTCAACATCGGCTCCAACCCCGAGCGGGAG TTCGATGAGGTCATCGATGACATCATGCGCCTGGATGACGTTTTGGGCTATATGAACCCTGAAGTCCACATGCCCAACACA CTGCCGATGTCCAGCAGTCACATGAATGTCTATAGCGGGGACCCCCAGGTGACAGCCTCTCTCGTAGGTgtcaccagcagctcctgccccgcCGACCTCACCCAGAAGAGAGAGCTGACAG ATGCGGAGAGCCGAGCCCTGGCGAAAGAGCGCCAGAAGAAGGACAATCACAACCTGA TCGAGAGAAGGCGAAGGTTTAACATCAACGACCGCATCAAAGAGTTGGGGATGCTGATCCCCAAGGCCAACGACCT GGACGTGCGCTGGAACAAAGGGACAATCCTGAAGGCATCTGTGGACTACATCAAGAGGATGCAGAAGGACTTGCAGAGGTCACGAGACCTGGAGAATCACTCACGGCGTCTGGAGATGACAAATAAGCAGCTGCTGCTCCGCATCCAG GAGCTGGAGATGCAGGCGCGCGTCCACGGGCTGCCCACCTCCTCGCCCTCGGGTGTCAACGTGGCCGAGCTGGCTCAGCAGGTGGTTAAGCAAGAAGCCAGCGGGGACGAGGGGACACTGGAGCCACTGTTGCCACCCCCGGACCCCGAATCGCAGCCGCAGCCGGCGTTGCCTCCACCACCCCAGTCTCCCTACCACCAGCTGGACTTTACACACAGCCTGAGTTTCGATGATGGCTCCCAGGGCTTCCCGGACAGCCTGGAGCCCGGCCACAGCGCTTCCTTCCCATCGCTATCCAAGAAGGAGCTGGACTTGATGCTGATGCAGGACACCATGCTGCCCTTGGCCTCCGACCCCTTGTTCTCGGCCATGTCCCCGGAGGCCTCCAAGGCCAGCAGTCGCCGGAGCAGCTTCAGCATGGAGGATGCAGACATGCTGTGA